A part of Rhodamnia argentea isolate NSW1041297 chromosome 8, ASM2092103v1, whole genome shotgun sequence genomic DNA contains:
- the LOC115745390 gene encoding cytokinin hydroxylase-like isoform X1, which yields MATAAAAAVVMVTLLLLLLLLSLIARAVCATLSFYLLTPRRIKKIMERQGVRGPEPRFLVGNLGDVSSLVSESAAEDMESIRHDIVDRLLPHYVRWTKQYGKRFMYWNGVEPRLCLTETDLVKELLSKYSTQTGKSWLQQQGSKHFIGRGLLMANGDDWIHQRRIVAPAFMGDKLKSYAGFMVECTNQMLQSLQNAIDSGQTEVEIYEYMTKLTSDIISRAEFGSSYEKGTRIFHLLTVLQHRCAQASRHLCLPGSRFFPTKYNKEIKTSKAEVEKLLTEIIESRKVSAEVGRSCTYGDDLLGMLLNEIETAARKKSAYSPSMQVIMDECKTFFFAGHETAALLLTWTVMLLASNRPWQDKVRAEVTRVCSGENPSVHHLPKLSLLNMVVNESLRLYPPASVLPRMAFEDIKLGDLHVPKGLSIWIPVLAIHHSEELWGKDADEFNPERFASKPFPSGRFMPFAMGPRNCVGQSFAMMEAKIILAMLVSRFSFTISESYRHAPIVVLTIKPKYGVQICLKPLNLCENNCFG from the exons ATGGCAACCGCCGCCGCGGCCGCGGTTGTTATGGTGACTCttttgcttctgcttctgcttctgtcGCTGATTGCGAGAGCCGTGTGCGCGACGCTCTCGTTTTACTTGCTAACTCCGAGACGGATCAAGAAAATAATGGAGAGGCAAGGAGTGCGTGGGCCGGAGCCGCGGTTTCTTGTCGGCAACCTCGGCGACGTGTCTTCTCTCGTTTCCGAATCTGCCGCCGAGGACATGGAGTCCATACGCCACGACATCGTGGATCGCCTCTTGCCTCATTACGTCAGATGGACTAAACAATACG GGAAGAGATTCATGTATTGGAACGGGGTCGAGCCTCGCCTGTGCTTAACCGAGACCGACCTCGTCAAGGAGTTGCTTTCCAAGTACAGCACTCAAACTGGTAAATCATGGCTGCAGCAACAAGGATCGAAGCATTTCATCGGGAGAGGGCTTTTGATGGCTAACGGGGACGATTGGATACATCAGCGCCGCATCGTCGCTCCTGCGTTCATGGGAGACAAACTCAAG AGTTATGCTGGGTTCATGGTCGAGTGCACTAACCAGATGCTACAATCATTGCAAAATGCCATAGACTCGGGTCAAACCGAGGTCGAGATCTACGAGTACATGACTAAGCTTACATCCGACATCATTTCAAGGGCCGAATTCGGGAGCAGCTACGAGAAGGGGACGCGAATATTCCATCTGCTGACGGTTTTGCAGCATCGCTGTGCTCAAGCGAGCCGACATTTGTGTCTCCCAGGAAGCCG GTTCTTTCCCACCAAATACAATAAGGAGATCAAAACATCGAAGGCGGAGGTGGAGAAGCTCCTGACGGAGATAATCGAAAGCAGAAAAGTCTCTGCCGAGGTTGGTCGGAGCTGTACATACGGCGACGATTTACTCGGCATGCTGTTGAACGAGATCGAGACGGCGGCAAGGAAAAAGAGTGCTTATAGTCCTAGCATGCAAGTGATTATGGACGAGTGCAAGACGTTCTTCTTTGCCGGGCACGAGACAGCCGCGCTTCTGCTCACATGGACCGTCATGCTGTTGGCAAGCAACCGGCCTTGGCAAGATAAGGTCCGCGCCGAAGTGACTCGGGTGTGCAGCGGCGAAAACCCTTCAGTCCATCATCTTCCCAAACTCAGCTTG CTAAATATGGTTGTTAACGAATCCTTAAGGCTCTATCCACCGGCATCGGTTCTTCCTCGCATGGCCTTCGAAGACATCAAGCTAGGCGACCTTCACGTGCCGAAGGGATTATCGATCTGGATCCCGGTGCTAGCGATTCATCACAGCGAAGAACTGTGGGGAAAAGATGCCGACGAGTTCAATCCCGAGCGGTTTGCATCCAAACCATTTCCATCGGGTCGGTTCATGCCATTCGCGATGGGGCCGCGGAATTGTGTCGGCCAATCTTTTGCTATGATGGAAGCCAAGATCATACTAGCGATGCTGGTATCGAGGTTTAGCTTCACCATCTCGGAGAGTTATCGTCATGCTCCAATCGTCGTCCTCACCATAAAACCTAAGTACGGGGTTCAAATATGTTTGAAGCCCTTGAATCTATGTGAGAATAATTGTTTTGGCTAG
- the LOC115745390 gene encoding cytokinin hydroxylase-like isoform X2, with amino-acid sequence MATAAAAAVVMVTLLLLLLLLSLIARAVCATLSFYLLTPRRIKKIMERQGVRGPEPRFLVGNLGDVSSLVSESAAEDMESIRHDIVDRLLPHYVRWTKQYGKRFMYWNGVEPRLCLTETDLVKELLSKYSTQTGKSWLQQQGSKHFIGRGLLMANGDDWIHQRRIVAPAFMGDKLKMLQSLQNAIDSGQTEVEIYEYMTKLTSDIISRAEFGSSYEKGTRIFHLLTVLQHRCAQASRHLCLPGSRFFPTKYNKEIKTSKAEVEKLLTEIIESRKVSAEVGRSCTYGDDLLGMLLNEIETAARKKSAYSPSMQVIMDECKTFFFAGHETAALLLTWTVMLLASNRPWQDKVRAEVTRVCSGENPSVHHLPKLSLLNMVVNESLRLYPPASVLPRMAFEDIKLGDLHVPKGLSIWIPVLAIHHSEELWGKDADEFNPERFASKPFPSGRFMPFAMGPRNCVGQSFAMMEAKIILAMLVSRFSFTISESYRHAPIVVLTIKPKYGVQICLKPLNLCENNCFG; translated from the exons ATGGCAACCGCCGCCGCGGCCGCGGTTGTTATGGTGACTCttttgcttctgcttctgcttctgtcGCTGATTGCGAGAGCCGTGTGCGCGACGCTCTCGTTTTACTTGCTAACTCCGAGACGGATCAAGAAAATAATGGAGAGGCAAGGAGTGCGTGGGCCGGAGCCGCGGTTTCTTGTCGGCAACCTCGGCGACGTGTCTTCTCTCGTTTCCGAATCTGCCGCCGAGGACATGGAGTCCATACGCCACGACATCGTGGATCGCCTCTTGCCTCATTACGTCAGATGGACTAAACAATACG GGAAGAGATTCATGTATTGGAACGGGGTCGAGCCTCGCCTGTGCTTAACCGAGACCGACCTCGTCAAGGAGTTGCTTTCCAAGTACAGCACTCAAACTGGTAAATCATGGCTGCAGCAACAAGGATCGAAGCATTTCATCGGGAGAGGGCTTTTGATGGCTAACGGGGACGATTGGATACATCAGCGCCGCATCGTCGCTCCTGCGTTCATGGGAGACAAACTCAAG ATGCTACAATCATTGCAAAATGCCATAGACTCGGGTCAAACCGAGGTCGAGATCTACGAGTACATGACTAAGCTTACATCCGACATCATTTCAAGGGCCGAATTCGGGAGCAGCTACGAGAAGGGGACGCGAATATTCCATCTGCTGACGGTTTTGCAGCATCGCTGTGCTCAAGCGAGCCGACATTTGTGTCTCCCAGGAAGCCG GTTCTTTCCCACCAAATACAATAAGGAGATCAAAACATCGAAGGCGGAGGTGGAGAAGCTCCTGACGGAGATAATCGAAAGCAGAAAAGTCTCTGCCGAGGTTGGTCGGAGCTGTACATACGGCGACGATTTACTCGGCATGCTGTTGAACGAGATCGAGACGGCGGCAAGGAAAAAGAGTGCTTATAGTCCTAGCATGCAAGTGATTATGGACGAGTGCAAGACGTTCTTCTTTGCCGGGCACGAGACAGCCGCGCTTCTGCTCACATGGACCGTCATGCTGTTGGCAAGCAACCGGCCTTGGCAAGATAAGGTCCGCGCCGAAGTGACTCGGGTGTGCAGCGGCGAAAACCCTTCAGTCCATCATCTTCCCAAACTCAGCTTG CTAAATATGGTTGTTAACGAATCCTTAAGGCTCTATCCACCGGCATCGGTTCTTCCTCGCATGGCCTTCGAAGACATCAAGCTAGGCGACCTTCACGTGCCGAAGGGATTATCGATCTGGATCCCGGTGCTAGCGATTCATCACAGCGAAGAACTGTGGGGAAAAGATGCCGACGAGTTCAATCCCGAGCGGTTTGCATCCAAACCATTTCCATCGGGTCGGTTCATGCCATTCGCGATGGGGCCGCGGAATTGTGTCGGCCAATCTTTTGCTATGATGGAAGCCAAGATCATACTAGCGATGCTGGTATCGAGGTTTAGCTTCACCATCTCGGAGAGTTATCGTCATGCTCCAATCGTCGTCCTCACCATAAAACCTAAGTACGGGGTTCAAATATGTTTGAAGCCCTTGAATCTATGTGAGAATAATTGTTTTGGCTAG
- the LOC115745441 gene encoding LOB domain-containing protein 40-like: MRMSCNGCRVLRKGCSDDCSIRPCLHWIKSSDSQAHATVFLAKFYGRAGLLNLLNAGPDHLRPAIFRSLLYEACGRIVNPIYGSVGLLWSGSWHLCQAAVEAVLKGLPITPVASEAAATSHAPPSNVYDIRHVSKGETPPDLHRVRARCRFKRSGAKARSPPPTAACLELAPVHDEAPKCSDDGPNRSTSHESSLSHQSEVVAPAANAEGDSKETLSAASQETAEPPLLFRAAEREPDDRRPGGGEEVGLELTLGLEPVARANHVVPVKKRRFENSGASGKMELGLECSARLGGSPI, encoded by the exons ATGCGGATGAGTTGCAACGGCTGCAGGGTCCTCCGCAAGGGCTGCAGCGACGACTGCAGTATCCGCCCCTGCCTTCACTGGATCAAGAGCTCCGACTCCCAAGCCCACGCCACCGTCTTCCTCGCCAAGTTCTACGGCCGCGCTGGCCTCCTCAACCTCCTCAACGCCGGCCCCGACCACCTCCGCCCTG CGATCTTTAGGTCCTTGCTCTACGAAGCTTGCGGTCGGATCGTCAACCCGATATACGGCTCCGTCGGCCTCCTCTGGTCCGGGAGCTGGCATCTCTGCCAGGCCGCCGTCGAAGCCGTCCTCAAGGGCTTGCCCATCACCCCCGTCGCCTCCGAAGCCGCGGCCACCAGCCACGCCCCGCCGTCCAATGTCTACGACATCCGCCACGTCTCCAAGGGCGAGACCCCTCCCGATCTCCACCGCGTCAGGGCTCGCTGCCGGTTCAAGCGATCTGGTGCCAAGGCTAGGTCGCCGCCCCCGACGGCGGCTTGCTTGGAGTTGGCGCCGGTTCACGACGAGGCCCCGAAGTGCTCCGACGACGGGCCCAACCGGTCGACGAGTCACGAGTCGTCGCTGAGCCACCAGTCCGAGGTGGTCGCGCCGGCGGCCAACGCGGAAGGCGACAGCAAGGAGACGCTGAGCGCGGCGTCCCAGGAGACGGCCGAGCCGCCGCTGCTGTTCAGAGCCGCCGAGCGGGAGCCGGACGATCGCCGGCCGGGTGGGGGCGAGGAGGTCGGGCTGGAGCTGACCTTGGGGCTTGAGCCCGTGGCACGTGCCAATCACGTGGTCCCGGTGAAGAAGAGGAGGTTCGAGAATAGCGGGGCGAGCGGCAAGATGGAGTTGGGCCTGGAGTGCTCGGCCCGTTTAGGTGGAAGCCCAATTTGA